A window of Rhodobacteraceae bacterium LMO-JJ12 contains these coding sequences:
- a CDS encoding HK97 family phage prohead protease produces the protein MTSETGLEQKFCRFDEVLTVTEGTRIEGYASLFDACDQGGDIVKKGAYAASLKRLRAEGRNVKMLWQHDPAQPIGIWSEVREDEKGLYVKGHLLDSVGRGREAAALIEAGAIDGLSIGYRTVRASKNDKGRRLLTELELWEVSLVTFPMLPSARVGAKGETPHADAWRELAAAIESARSELARD, from the coding sequence ATGACTTCTGAGACCGGTTTGGAGCAGAAATTCTGCCGCTTCGATGAGGTGTTGACCGTGACCGAGGGCACGCGGATCGAGGGCTATGCCAGCCTGTTCGATGCCTGTGATCAGGGCGGTGATATCGTCAAGAAAGGGGCTTATGCCGCCAGCCTGAAGCGGCTGAGGGCCGAGGGGCGCAACGTCAAGATGCTCTGGCAGCATGACCCGGCGCAACCCATCGGCATCTGGAGCGAGGTGCGCGAGGACGAGAAGGGGCTTTATGTGAAAGGCCACCTGCTCGACAGCGTCGGGCGCGGGCGTGAGGCGGCGGCATTGATCGAGGCCGGGGCGATTGACGGGTTGTCGATCGGTTATCGCACAGTCAGGGCGAGCAAGAATGACAAGGGCCGTCGGCTCTTGACCGAACTGGAGCTTTGGGAGGTGTCTCTGGTGACCTTCCCGATGCTTCCCAGTGCGCGGGTGGGGGCGAAGGGGGAGACCCCGCACGCCGATGCCTGGCGTGAATTGGCGGCGGCCATAGAGTCCGCGCGCTCTGAGTTGGCGCGCGACTGA
- a CDS encoding phage major capsid protein: protein MSKTEIDSRIGEDVSPIAEVKTALSGFIKEISSFKTDIHTKLQQQEERLTMLDRKSHISRPVLSAAMQTEAPHQKAFNAYLRSGDDDGLRGLELEGKAMSTAVASDGGYLVDPQTAAQIRSVLESTASIRAIANVVNVEATSFDVLVDHTDVGAGWATETAATTETGTPVIDRITIPLHELSALPKASQRLLDDSAFDIESWLAGRIADKFSRAEAAAFINGDGVDKPKGIMAHSTVDNDVWTRGNIGYVPTGVAGDFNGGEAIIDLVYALGAQYRANATFVMNSKTAGAVRKLKDLDGRFLWSDGLAAGEPARLLGYPVLIAEDMPDVASGADAVAFGDFGAGYTVAERPDLRVLRDPFSAKPHVLFYATKRVGGDVSDFAAIKLLRFDVS, encoded by the coding sequence ATGAGCAAGACCGAGATCGATTCTCGGATCGGGGAAGATGTGTCTCCGATTGCCGAGGTGAAAACTGCCCTGTCTGGTTTCATCAAAGAAATCAGCAGCTTCAAGACCGACATTCATACCAAACTTCAACAGCAGGAAGAGCGACTGACCATGCTTGATCGTAAATCTCATATTTCCCGACCGGTGCTTTCGGCGGCGATGCAAACCGAAGCCCCGCATCAAAAGGCGTTCAACGCCTATCTGCGCTCGGGCGATGATGACGGCCTGCGTGGGCTGGAACTGGAAGGCAAGGCGATGAGCACTGCGGTGGCGTCGGATGGTGGCTATCTGGTTGATCCGCAAACGGCGGCGCAGATCCGCAGCGTGCTGGAATCAACCGCCTCGATCCGTGCCATTGCCAATGTGGTGAACGTCGAGGCGACGTCGTTTGACGTGCTAGTTGACCACACCGACGTTGGTGCGGGCTGGGCCACGGAAACCGCCGCAACGACCGAAACCGGCACGCCGGTGATTGACCGTATCACCATCCCGCTGCACGAGCTTTCGGCGCTGCCCAAAGCCTCGCAGCGTCTGTTGGATGACAGCGCGTTTGACATTGAAAGCTGGCTGGCCGGGCGGATCGCCGACAAGTTCTCGCGCGCCGAAGCGGCGGCGTTCATCAATGGCGACGGCGTGGACAAGCCCAAGGGGATCATGGCGCATTCGACCGTGGACAATGATGTCTGGACCCGGGGCAATATTGGCTATGTGCCGACCGGTGTGGCCGGCGATTTCAACGGCGGCGAGGCGATCATCGATCTCGTTTATGCGTTGGGCGCACAATATCGGGCCAACGCAACATTCGTGATGAATTCAAAGACGGCGGGAGCGGTGCGCAAGCTGAAAGACCTTGATGGCCGTTTCTTGTGGTCGGATGGTCTGGCTGCTGGTGAGCCTGCGCGCTTGCTTGGCTACCCTGTGCTGATCGCCGAGGACATGCCCGATGTCGCAAGCGGTGCCGATGCTGTGGCCTTTGGCGATTTTGGTGCCGGTTACACCGTGGCCGAACGCCCCGATCTGCGGGTGCTGCGCGATCCGTTCTCGGCCAAGCCGCATGTTCTGTTCTATGCGACCAAACGCGTGGGCGGTGATGTGAGCGATTTCGCGGCGATCAAGCTTCTGCGCTTTGACGTTTCTTAA